The following proteins come from a genomic window of Candidatus Bostrichicola ureolyticus:
- a CDS encoding PUR family DNA/RNA-binding protein, giving the protein MDEKSKIKHMVYSNVLKSGNRTYFFDVKETRAGDYYLTINESKRFFSENGEIIFKKNKIYLYKEDFQEFKEILNNVIEFILEKKGKEVISERHNKNFVSQKDKDQTNK; this is encoded by the coding sequence ATGGACGAAAAAAGTAAGATAAAACATATGGTTTATTCAAACGTTTTAAAATCTGGTAATCGTACGTATTTTTTTGATGTTAAAGAAACACGTGCTGGAGATTATTATTTAACTATTAATGAAAGCAAAAGATTTTTTTCTGAAAATGGAGAAATAATATTTAAAAAAAATAAAATTTATTTATACAAAGAAGATTTCCAAGAATTTAAAGAAATATTAAATAATGTTATTGAATTCATTTTAGAAAAAAAAGGAAAAGAAGTTATTTCAGAACGTCATAATAAAAATTTTGTTTCACAAAAAGATAAAGATCAAACCAACAAATAA
- the rsmI gene encoding 16S rRNA (cytidine(1402)-2'-O)-methyltransferase, which yields MLYIVPTPIGNFEDFSFRSIRILKESDLILAENIFFSKKLLNHYNIDKPIKTYHIFNEHKIIPDILKKLKDGKILSLISNAGTPSISDPGYLLIKACIKDKIEIDCLPGATAFVPAIVNSGFPINEFVFMGFLPSKKRRKKKLKYISKENKTIVLYESPHRLVKTLCDLQIFLGGEQVITICRELSKKFQEIIRGTIKEMTIYFNNKIPKGEFVIVLKNKKNAMDI from the coding sequence ATGTTATATATTGTGCCAACTCCTATAGGAAATTTTGAAGATTTTAGCTTTAGAAGTATTCGTATACTTAAAGAATCAGATTTGATATTGGCTGAAAATATTTTTTTTTCTAAAAAATTATTAAATCATTATAATATTGATAAACCTATTAAAACTTATCATATATTTAATGAACATAAAATTATTCCAGATATTTTAAAAAAACTTAAAGATGGAAAAATATTATCATTAATTTCTAATGCTGGTACGCCTAGTATATCTGATCCAGGTTATTTACTAATAAAAGCTTGTATTAAAGATAAAATAGAAATAGATTGTTTACCAGGAGCAACAGCATTTGTTCCTGCTATAGTAAATTCAGGTTTTCCTATAAATGAATTTGTATTTATGGGTTTTTTACCATCTAAAAAGAGAAGAAAAAAAAAACTGAAATATATTTCAAAAGAAAATAAAACTATTGTTTTATATGAGTCCCCTCATAGACTGGTAAAAACTTTATGTGATCTACAAATATTTTTAGGTGGAGAACAAGTAATAACTATTTGTAGAGAATTATCAAAAAAATTTCAAGAAATTATTAGAGGAACTATTAAAGAAATGACTATTTATTTTAATAATAAAATTCCAAAAGGAGAATTTGTTATTGTGTTAAAAAACAAAAAAAATGCAATGGATATATAA
- a CDS encoding RNA polymerase sigma factor RpoD/SigA, translated as MRQLKITKQVTNREAESLDKYLHEIGKINLLTPEEEIKYARKIRLGIQTNATKSEKIAEKIALKKLVESNLRFVVSVAKQYQNQGLSLCDLINEGNVGLIKAAFRFDETKGFKFISYAVWWIRQCILQAIAEQSRPVRQPTNKQGLNSRVHKAIAKLEQELHRSPYIVEIAEFLDMFEKDVEESLKNSVRHVSMDAPLIEGEDSNLYDVIKYDESPSPDINLEKESLCQEIERALNTLNERERLVIKLYFGLCGCTPMTLEEIGIVANLTRERVRQIQNNALKRLKNQSRSKNLLNYLR; from the coding sequence ATGAGACAGCTTAAAATAACTAAACAAGTCACTAATAGAGAGGCTGAATCATTAGATAAATATCTTCATGAAATTGGAAAAATTAATTTATTAACTCCTGAAGAAGAAATAAAATATGCACGTAAAATAAGATTAGGAATTCAAACCAATGCTACAAAATCAGAGAAAATAGCAGAAAAAATAGCATTAAAAAAACTTGTTGAAAGTAATTTACGTTTTGTTGTATCTGTTGCAAAACAATATCAAAATCAAGGTTTAAGTCTATGTGATTTAATAAATGAAGGAAATGTAGGTCTTATTAAAGCAGCATTTCGTTTTGATGAGACTAAAGGATTTAAATTTATATCTTATGCAGTATGGTGGATAAGACAATGTATTTTACAAGCTATAGCTGAACAATCTCGTCCTGTCCGTCAACCTACTAATAAACAAGGATTGAATAGTAGGGTTCATAAAGCTATTGCTAAATTAGAACAAGAATTACATAGATCACCATATATAGTAGAAATAGCTGAATTTTTAGATATGTTTGAAAAAGATGTAGAAGAATCTTTAAAAAATTCTGTACGACATGTTTCTATGGATGCTCCATTAATAGAAGGCGAAGATTCTAATTTATATGATGTAATAAAATATGATGAATCGCCCAGTCCTGATATAAATTTAGAAAAAGAATCACTATGTCAAGAAATTGAAAGAGCACTTAATACACTTAATGAACGTGAACGTCTTGTAATTAAATTATATTTTGGATTATGTGGTTGTACTCCAATGACATTAGAAGAAATAGGAATAGTTGCTAATTTAACTAGAGAACGTGTTAGACAAATACAAAATAATGCATTAAAAAGATTAAAAAATCAATCTCGTAGTAAAAACTTATTAAATTATTTAAGATAA
- a CDS encoding polyribonucleotide nucleotidyltransferase, with the protein MKVIQEKILLKDGRTIILETGKIARQANGSVIVRMGNTMLLATVVIGQESKKEVDFLPLIVDYREKYSAGGKIPGGFFKREGRHSDEEILTMRLVDRVLRPLFPKNFYKEIQIMISLLSYDKDVLPDNLAGLAASAALTISRIPFFGPISEVRIIRIENKFIINPGIEQLKKANIDLVVGASKDSIIMVEGEMKEISEIDLINAIKEAHKDIKLQIDAQNRLLEKVNPKSNTEVITDNNDNNTIKEKLLFFSKKKLYEVYKKKLNKQDRSENYYNILKEFKNSISETELQEQELLIDQYYEEIKKELFRTIILKEGIRLDGRTYKEIRKIWCEVNCLPGVHGSALFTRGETQSLTTITLGSSLDVNRIDNAIMEDKEKFYLHYNFLPFSTREIRPIRGVSRREIGHGNLAKRALKNVIPTNIPYTIRVVSDILESNGSSSMATVCASSLALMDAGISIKNPVSGIAMGLIIDNITGKYIILSDILGDEDYIGDMDLKITGTNNGLTSCQMDIKINGLSYNILETALFQAKEGYLYILNKMLNTIPEPRKYLKPNAPKIYTFNIPKKFIGSVIGPNGRIIQQIQLDTNTSISIEEKDNLGIVEILGKEYSKIEEAVNKIKKIVFIPEVGKIYKAKVKSIKEFGAFLELSKGIEGLLHISEIEHKRLKKVEDVLQIGDEIKVKLLDIDNGKIRLSRKILIPKNK; encoded by the coding sequence ATGAAAGTTATACAAGAAAAGATTTTATTAAAAGATGGTAGGACTATTATATTAGAAACTGGAAAAATAGCTAGACAAGCCAATGGTTCAGTTATAGTACGTATGGGTAATACTATGTTACTAGCTACTGTAGTTATAGGTCAAGAATCTAAAAAAGAAGTAGATTTTTTACCGTTAATAGTAGATTATAGAGAAAAATATTCTGCTGGAGGAAAAATTCCAGGAGGATTTTTTAAACGTGAAGGTAGACATTCTGATGAGGAAATTTTAACAATGCGTTTAGTAGATCGTGTATTACGTCCTCTTTTTCCTAAAAATTTTTATAAAGAAATACAAATTATGATTTCATTGTTATCATATGATAAAGATGTATTACCAGATAATTTAGCAGGATTAGCTGCTTCAGCAGCATTAACAATATCAAGAATACCATTTTTTGGACCAATATCAGAAGTTCGTATTATACGTATAGAAAATAAATTCATTATAAATCCTGGAATAGAACAATTAAAAAAAGCCAATATAGATTTAGTAGTTGGTGCTTCTAAAGATTCTATTATTATGGTTGAAGGGGAAATGAAAGAAATTTCAGAAATTGATTTAATTAATGCTATTAAAGAAGCACACAAAGATATAAAATTACAAATAGATGCTCAAAATCGTTTACTTGAAAAAGTAAATCCCAAATCTAATACAGAAGTAATTACTGATAATAATGATAATAATACAATTAAAGAAAAACTTTTATTTTTTTCTAAAAAAAAACTTTATGAAGTTTATAAAAAAAAATTAAATAAACAGGATCGTTCAGAAAATTATTATAATATTTTAAAAGAATTTAAAAATAGTATTTCAGAAACAGAATTACAAGAACAAGAATTACTTATTGATCAATATTATGAAGAAATTAAAAAAGAATTATTTCGTACAATTATATTAAAAGAAGGTATTCGTTTAGATGGTCGTACTTATAAAGAAATTCGTAAAATATGGTGTGAAGTAAATTGTCTTCCAGGAGTTCATGGTTCAGCTTTATTTACTCGTGGAGAAACTCAATCATTAACTACCATAACTTTAGGTTCCTCTTTAGATGTTAATAGGATAGATAATGCTATTATGGAAGATAAAGAAAAATTTTACTTACATTATAATTTTCTTCCTTTTTCTACTAGGGAAATTCGTCCTATTAGAGGAGTATCACGACGTGAAATTGGACATGGTAATTTAGCTAAACGTGCATTAAAAAATGTTATTCCTACTAATATACCTTATACTATTCGTGTAGTATCAGATATTTTAGAATCTAATGGATCATCTTCTATGGCTACTGTTTGTGCTAGTTCATTAGCTTTAATGGATGCAGGGATATCTATAAAAAATCCAGTTTCAGGAATTGCTATGGGATTAATAATTGATAATATTACAGGAAAATATATAATATTATCAGATATTTTAGGTGATGAAGATTATATAGGTGATATGGATTTAAAAATTACAGGTACTAATAATGGACTGACATCTTGTCAAATGGATATTAAAATTAATGGTTTATCATATAATATTTTAGAGACAGCTCTTTTTCAAGCAAAAGAAGGTTATTTATATATTTTGAACAAAATGCTTAATACTATTCCTGAACCTAGAAAATATTTAAAGCCTAATGCTCCTAAAATTTATACTTTTAATATTCCTAAAAAATTTATAGGTTCTGTTATTGGACCTAATGGTAGAATTATTCAACAAATACAATTGGATACAAATACTAGTATATCAATTGAAGAAAAAGATAATTTAGGTATTGTTGAAATTTTAGGAAAAGAATATTCTAAAATAGAAGAAGCAGTTAATAAAATTAAAAAAATAGTATTTATTCCTGAAGTTGGAAAAATATATAAAGCAAAAGTTAAATCTATTAAAGAATTTGGAGCATTTCTTGAATTATCTAAAGGAATTGAAGGATTACTTCATATTTCTGAAATAGAACATAAAAGATTAAAAAAAGTAGAAGATGTATTGCAAATAGGTGATGAAATCAAAGTAAAATTATTAGATATAGATAATGGCAAGATTAGATTATCACGCAAAATATTAATACCTAAAAATAAATAA
- the mnmG gene encoding tRNA uridine-5-carboxymethylaminomethyl(34) synthesis enzyme MnmG — MFINYDVIVVGGGHAGAEAAAAAANMGSNTLLITMNIQLIGNMSCNPAIGGIAKGQIVREIDALGGYSGIITDKTMIQFRMLNKSKGPAMWSPRAQSDRLRYTEEWRLTLESIPRLDLFQDTVTSLLIKGDIVIGVYTLMGIKIKSKSVILTNGTFLNGLIHIGNKKISGGRISEQSSFGITEQLKKLGFNYGRMKTGTSPRVDGRSLNYSKMLKQQGDNPSKQFSYLNTTILTHQRNCYITYTNKEVHDIIRNNFDSSPIFNGSIKSKGPRYCPSIEDKIYRFPDKDKHQIFIEPEGWHTKEVYINGFSTSLPQDIQYKALKKISGFEMVKILKIGYAIEYDYFPPTQLNYNLETKIIKNLFFAGQINGTTGYEEAAAQGIIAGINAHLKINEKNPFILKRNEAYIGVLIDDLINKGTQEPYRMFTSRAEHRMLLRQDNADERLTPISYKLNLASINRIQKLENKLKKIKSCLFFFSKKDILPEEINTILKEKKSSLINKSNKINVLLLRPEISIKDIVSIPTIYNYIKEQNLNEEILEEVSIKIKYKTYIEKEINNANKLLQLENIRIPYNFNYSIIKSLSYEAIEKLNLYKPFSLGQASRISGVSPSDINILLLYIHKKNKKINK, encoded by the coding sequence ATGTTTATAAATTATGATGTAATTGTAGTTGGTGGAGGACATGCAGGGGCTGAAGCGGCAGCAGCTGCTGCTAATATGGGATCCAATACCTTATTAATAACAATGAATATACAATTAATTGGTAATATGTCATGTAATCCAGCTATAGGTGGAATAGCTAAGGGACAAATTGTTAGAGAAATAGATGCTTTAGGAGGTTATTCAGGCATTATAACGGATAAAACGATGATACAATTTAGGATGTTAAATAAATCTAAAGGACCAGCAATGTGGAGTCCTAGAGCACAATCAGATAGATTACGTTATACAGAAGAATGGAGATTAACTTTAGAATCTATTCCTAGATTAGATCTTTTTCAAGATACTGTAACATCTTTATTAATAAAAGGTGATATAGTAATAGGAGTATATACTCTTATGGGAATAAAAATTAAAAGTAAATCTGTTATATTAACTAACGGTACATTTTTAAATGGTCTAATACATATAGGAAATAAAAAAATTAGTGGAGGAAGAATATCAGAACAATCATCTTTTGGTATTACTGAACAATTAAAAAAATTAGGTTTTAATTATGGAAGAATGAAAACAGGTACTTCACCAAGAGTAGATGGAAGATCTTTAAATTATTCCAAAATGTTAAAACAACAAGGAGATAATCCCTCTAAACAATTTTCATATTTAAATACTACAATTTTAACTCATCAACGTAATTGTTATATTACATATACTAACAAAGAAGTCCACGATATTATACGTAATAATTTTGATTCTTCTCCTATTTTTAATGGATCTATTAAAAGCAAAGGACCTAGATATTGTCCTTCTATTGAAGATAAAATTTATCGTTTTCCAGATAAAGATAAACATCAAATATTTATAGAACCAGAAGGTTGGCATACAAAAGAAGTTTATATTAATGGTTTTTCTACTTCTTTACCTCAAGATATTCAATATAAAGCACTTAAAAAAATATCAGGTTTTGAAATGGTTAAAATATTAAAAATAGGTTACGCTATAGAATATGATTATTTTCCTCCTACTCAACTTAATTATAATTTAGAAACAAAAATTATAAAAAATTTATTTTTTGCTGGACAAATTAATGGAACTACAGGATATGAAGAAGCAGCAGCACAAGGTATTATTGCTGGTATAAATGCACATTTAAAAATTAATGAAAAGAATCCATTTATTTTAAAACGTAACGAAGCTTATATTGGTGTATTAATTGATGATTTAATTAATAAGGGTACTCAAGAACCTTATAGAATGTTCACATCAAGAGCAGAACATCGTATGCTTCTTAGACAAGATAATGCTGATGAAAGACTTACTCCTATAAGTTATAAACTTAACTTAGCAAGTATTAACAGGATACAAAAACTTGAAAATAAACTAAAAAAAATAAAATCTTGTTTATTTTTTTTTTCAAAAAAAGATATTCTTCCTGAAGAAATAAACACTATTTTAAAAGAAAAAAAATCATCGTTAATTAACAAATCAAATAAAATTAATGTTTTGTTATTACGGCCAGAAATATCTATTAAAGATATAGTATCAATACCTACAATATATAACTATATAAAAGAGCAAAATTTAAATGAAGAAATATTAGAAGAAGTTTCAATTAAAATAAAATATAAAACATATATAGAAAAAGAAATCAATAATGCAAATAAATTATTACAATTAGAAAATATTCGGATACCTTATAATTTTAATTATTCAATCATAAAATCTTTATCTTATGAAGCTATAGAAAAATTAAATTTATATAAACCATTTTCTCTTGGACAAGCTTCTAGAATTAGTGGAGTTTCACCATCTGATATTAATATATTATTACTTTACATACATAAAAAAAATAAAAAAATAAATAAATAA
- the alr gene encoding alanine racemase, which translates to MDNKLWISKGINNCLIIKDTYNLNLKSIKIAVDFIQIYKNYKKTLIIYDFIINTTIIENLKFKINRLIIIGTKIPIININKNFCYYYLNTKDFIKKFHFKNEIILIKGNNFGVEQIVESLEENYNITVYEINLKSLIFNLNYFKKYYLKTTTKIMVMVKSFSYGSSSNGEIPIFLQNHVDYLGVASVNEGINLRNCGITIPIMVMNPDCSNFIAIIKYNLEPSIYNFYVLKKFLIELKKHTLHTPYPIHIKIDTGMHRLGFLEDDIIMLGNILLNEKKIFVQSIFSHLAVSDNKKESKFTLQQINKFNRIYILLTNIIKYNSIKHILNTSGIVNFPKAQFDMVRLGLGIYGIISENSFLSKKLRVVCVLKTIISQIKKVSVGSTIGYGLKYKVKKNIIIAIIPIGYADIKLGLYGYIMIDNHKAFIITICMDMLIVDITYINCKEGDEVIIFGKKPNVMELAKMYNTIPYQIFTSISFRVKRIYLY; encoded by the coding sequence ATGGATAATAAATTATGGATTTCTAAAGGAATTAATAATTGTTTAATTATTAAGGATACTTATAATTTAAATTTAAAATCAATAAAAATTGCTGTAGATTTTATACAAATATACAAAAATTATAAAAAAACACTTATTATTTACGATTTTATAATAAATACTACTATTATTGAAAATTTAAAATTTAAAATCAATAGATTAATTATAATAGGAACAAAAATTCCAATTATTAATATTAATAAAAACTTTTGTTATTATTATTTAAATACAAAAGATTTTATCAAAAAATTTCATTTTAAAAATGAAATAATACTTATAAAGGGTAATAATTTTGGAGTTGAACAAATAGTAGAATCTTTAGAAGAAAATTATAATATAACAGTATATGAAATTAATTTAAAATCATTGATTTTTAATTTAAACTACTTCAAAAAATATTATCTAAAAACCACAACTAAGATAATGGTAATGGTAAAATCTTTTTCTTATGGTAGTAGTAGTAATGGTGAAATTCCAATTTTTTTACAAAATCATGTTGATTATTTAGGTGTAGCATCTGTTAATGAAGGAATAAATTTGCGTAATTGTGGTATTACTATACCAATTATGGTTATGAATCCTGATTGCAGTAATTTTATAGCTATTATTAAATATAATCTTGAACCATCAATTTATAATTTTTATGTTTTAAAAAAATTTTTAATTGAGTTAAAAAAACATACTTTACATACTCCATATCCAATACATATAAAAATAGATACTGGTATGCATAGATTGGGTTTTTTAGAAGATGATATTATTATGTTAGGTAACATTTTATTAAATGAAAAAAAAATATTTGTTCAATCTATTTTTTCTCATTTAGCAGTTAGTGATAATAAAAAAGAAAGTAAATTTACTTTACAACAAATTAATAAATTCAATCGTATATATATACTATTAACAAATATCATAAAATATAATTCTATTAAACATATTTTAAATACTTCTGGTATTGTAAATTTTCCTAAAGCTCAATTTGATATGGTTAGATTAGGTTTAGGTATTTATGGAATAATATCTGAAAATAGTTTTTTATCAAAAAAATTAAGGGTTGTATGTGTGCTAAAAACTATTATTTCTCAAATAAAAAAAGTTTCTGTAGGATCAACAATAGGATATGGACTAAAATATAAGGTTAAAAAAAATATAATAATAGCTATTATACCTATAGGATATGCAGATATTAAATTAGGATTATATGGATATATTATGATAGATAATCATAAAGCATTTATTATAACTATTTGTATGGATATGCTTATTGTAGATATTACTTATATTAATTGTAAGGAAGGTGATGAAGTTATTATTTTTGGTAAAAAACCTAATGTAATGGAATTAGCTAAAATGTACAACACAATACCATATCAAATATTCACTTCTATTTCTTTTAGAGTTAAACGTATTTATTTATATTAA
- the ubiE gene encoding bifunctional demethylmenaquinone methyltransferase/2-methoxy-6-polyprenyl-1,4-benzoquinol methylase UbiE, protein MKPYENQNTTKQEQIEHMFNCISHKYDIINRIISFRMDILWRKQVVNIAQKFYHKKILDVATGTGDLAIMLAKYLPSANIVGIDISDEMLKICIKKIFNKGFQNRIKVFKGNSNNIVFNNESFDIITIAFGIRNLYYPDQSLKEMFRVLKHGGKLIILEFSRPKNSIIRFLYELYFYYIKCIGNIISNNKLAYKYLYKSIKYFAYNGGYMEKLLSNCGFINLYTLPLTFGIVSIYFAEKG, encoded by the coding sequence ATGAAACCGTATGAAAATCAAAATACGACTAAACAAGAACAAATAGAACATATGTTTAATTGTATTTCACATAAATATGATATAATTAATCGTATTATATCATTTAGAATGGATATTTTATGGCGTAAACAAGTTGTAAATATAGCACAAAAATTTTATCACAAAAAAATATTAGATGTAGCTACAGGTACTGGTGATTTGGCAATAATGTTAGCAAAATATTTACCATCTGCTAATATTGTAGGTATAGATATTTCTGATGAAATGTTAAAAATATGCATTAAAAAAATTTTTAATAAAGGATTTCAAAATCGCATTAAAGTATTTAAAGGTAATTCTAATAATATTGTTTTTAATAATGAGTCATTTGACATAATAACTATAGCTTTTGGTATACGAAATTTATATTATCCTGATCAAAGTTTAAAAGAAATGTTTAGAGTGTTAAAACATGGAGGAAAATTGATTATTTTAGAATTTTCTAGACCAAAAAATAGTATTATAAGATTTTTATATGAATTATATTTTTATTACATAAAATGTATTGGAAATATTATTTCTAATAATAAATTAGCTTATAAATATTTATATAAATCTATAAAATATTTTGCATATAATGGTGGTTATATGGAAAAATTACTTAGTAATTGTGGATTTATAAATTTATATACGTTACCATTAACTTTTGGTATTGTTTCTATATATTTTGCTGAAAAAGGTTAA
- the nusB gene encoding transcription antitermination factor NusB — MQFLYAQYISNIDHNVVEITNSIDRLRYLYISLIKLILTIRNKAIKELSISDFFKKNNVLKLLINNINNNIYKFNNINDNLFRISEYDILLLLSEFRNTSLYKEYINTTKSSFIKDKNFIIKYYECYIMHNNKLYSYEDNINDLNYAHLMVYNTLKNVNPKYVLLYNINSNNINFIINLYRKTLSNKLLFNTLISDVLTNWDLKRIAKLDLIVMHMAICEFLYFPNIPIKVTMNEYIEIIKIYSTTKSPIFINGILDKILKILQKQIIKIGKGLL; from the coding sequence ATGCAATTTTTATATGCTCAATATATTTCTAATATTGATCACAATGTAGTAGAAATAACTAATAGTATTGATAGATTACGATATTTATATATTTCTTTAATTAAATTAATATTAACTATTAGAAATAAAGCTATTAAAGAGTTATCTATAAGTGATTTTTTTAAAAAAAATAATGTATTAAAATTATTAATAAATAATATAAATAATAATATTTATAAGTTTAATAACATAAATGATAACTTATTTAGAATAAGTGAATACGATATATTATTATTATTAAGTGAATTCCGTAATACATCTTTGTATAAAGAGTATATCAATACTACTAAATCATCTTTTATAAAAGATAAAAATTTTATAATAAAATATTATGAATGTTATATTATGCATAATAATAAACTTTATTCTTATGAAGATAATATTAATGATTTAAATTATGCACATTTAATGGTTTATAATACATTAAAAAATGTAAATCCAAAATATGTATTATTATATAATATAAATTCAAATAATATAAATTTTATTATTAATCTATATCGTAAAACATTATCTAATAAATTATTATTTAATACATTAATATCTGATGTGCTTACTAATTGGGATTTAAAACGTATAGCTAAATTAGATTTAATTGTTATGCATATGGCAATATGTGAATTTTTATACTTTCCTAATATACCTATTAAAGTGACTATGAATGAATATATAGAAATAATAAAAATTTATTCTACTACTAAAAGCCCAATATTTATTAATGGTATTTTAGATAAAATATTAAAAATATTACAAAAACAAATTATAAAAATAGGAAAAGGATTGTTGTAA
- a CDS encoding type B 50S ribosomal protein L31 produces MKKNIHPKNYRLVVFKDTSTNNTFICRSTIQTKSTLKINNIEYPLYKLDISSYSHPFFTGKMKYVDTAGRIEKFIKKYKKH; encoded by the coding sequence ATGAAAAAAAATATACATCCTAAAAATTACAGACTTGTAGTATTTAAAGATACTAGTACTAATAATACTTTTATATGCAGATCTACAATTCAAACAAAATCTACTCTAAAAATTAATAATATAGAATATCCTTTGTATAAACTTGATATTTCTAGTTATTCTCATCCTTTTTTTACTGGAAAAATGAAATATGTAGATACAGCTGGTAGAATTGAAAAATTTATTAAAAAATATAAAAAACATTAA
- the ybeY gene encoding rRNA maturation RNase YbeY translates to MIYFFYETNFYITKRDRHLFIKWISFAIKNEGKNLKNINYIFCTDEYIYNINKKYLNHNNYTDVITFNYNNNNNIYGDIFISIDRVIENAYILSNNFNYELKIVMIHAILHLSGYNDKSQIDKKIMHNKENFYIKLFHKLYK, encoded by the coding sequence ATGATTTATTTTTTTTATGAAACTAACTTTTATATAACAAAAAGAGATAGACATTTATTTATTAAATGGATATCCTTTGCAATTAAAAATGAAGGAAAAAATCTAAAAAATATTAATTATATTTTTTGTACTGATGAATATATATATAATATAAATAAAAAATATTTAAATCATAATAATTATACTGATGTTATAACTTTTAATTATAATAATAATAATAATATATATGGAGATATATTTATTAGTATAGATCGTGTTATTGAAAACGCTTATATATTATCTAATAATTTTAATTATGAATTGAAAATAGTAATGATACACGCTATATTACATTTATCGGGATATAATGATAAATCACAAATTGATAAAAAAATAATGCATAATAAAGAAAACTTTTATATTAAATTATTTCACAAATTATATAAATAA
- the rpsO gene encoding 30S ribosomal protein S15: MNLTKEKKEEIFEKYGKSKSDTGSIKGQIAVLTYRIAYLSEHLKKNKKDFNSERALVKLVCKRKRLLKYIENISLYLYKETINELGIRK, from the coding sequence ATGAATTTAACAAAAGAAAAAAAAGAAGAAATATTTGAAAAATATGGTAAATCTAAATCAGATACAGGTTCAATAAAAGGACAAATTGCAGTATTAACTTATCGTATAGCTTATTTAAGTGAACATCTTAAAAAGAATAAAAAAGATTTTAATAGTGAAAGAGCGTTAGTTAAATTAGTTTGTAAGAGAAAACGATTACTTAAATATATTGAAAATATAAGTTTATATCTTTATAAAGAAACTATAAATGAACTAGGAATTAGAAAATAA